Proteins encoded by one window of Drosophila melanogaster chromosome X:
- the Naa30A gene encoding N(alpha)-acetyltransferase 30 A, isoform A has protein sequence MADAQAAAAGKKKYKNKKNSAEKNPNHNPNSSGQVEAQTPSNGHVQHQEEEATEDQEPAQELRGLLKKMHLCNGHGHKEQEARPLGEVVNGHAHGHSNNNHIRCTSGSSNNNNSTHNNNSVDSSNNNRKQRREGGDGGGSDSNSLKPEEKPITATSKTTANIHPTTTTDPKPKVSEDVAVEQGVHVATGSGHSREQERKQPPSDYAEGATPTITAQLQLPEPAISADEIVYKEYEAEHQMHDIMRLIQAELSEPYSIYTYRYFIYNWPKLCFLASHDNQYVGAIVCKLDMHMNVRRGYIAMLAVRKEYRKLKIGTTLVTKAIEAMLADNADEVVLETEMRNQPALRLYENLGFVRDKRLFRYYLNGVDALRLKLWFR, from the exons ATGGCGGATGCCCAGGCAGCGGCGGCCGGAAAGAAGAAGTACAAGAACAAAAAGAACTCAGCGGAGAAGAACCCCAATCACAATCCAAATTCCAGTGGCCAGGTGGAGGCACAGACACCCAGCAATGGACACGTTCAGCACCAAGAGGAGGAGGCGACGGAAGACCAGGAGCCAGCGCAGGAACTCAGAGGCCTGCTTAAAAAGATGCACCTTTGCAATGGCCATGGTCACAAGGAGCAGGAGGCTCGGCCGCTTGGGGAGGTCGTCAATGGCCATGCACATGggcacagcaacaacaatcacaTTCGCTGCacaagcggcagcagcaacaacaacaacagcactcacaacaacaacagcgtggacagcagcaacaacaaccgcaaGCAGCGAAGAGAAGGAGGCGACGGCGGAGGATCGGATTCGAACTCCCTCAAACCGGAGGAGAAGCCCATAACAGCCACAAGCAAAACCACTGCCAACATACACCCAACCACAACGACGGACCCAAAACCAAAAGTGTCGGAGGATGTAGCTGTGGAACAGGGAGTGCATGTGGCGACGGGGAGTGGCCACAGTCGGGAGCAGGAGAGGAAGCAACCGCCCTCCGACTATGCAGAgggggccacgcccaccattACAGCACAGCTCCAACTGCCGGAACCTGCCATTTCAGCCGACGAGATCGTATATAAGGAATACGAGGCTGAACACCAAATGCAT GACATCATGCGACTGATCCAGGCGGAGCTGTCCGAGCCGTACTCGATATACACGTATCGCTACTTCATCtacaattggccaaaactctgCTTCCTCGCCTCGCACGACAATCAGTACGTGGGCGCCATCGTGTGCAAGCTGGATATGCACATGAACGTGCGGCGCGGCTACATCGCCATGCTGGCCGTGCGCAAGGAGTATCGCAAGCTCAAAATCGGCACCACGCTGGTCACCAAGGCCATAGAG GCAATGCTGGCCGACAATGCCGACGAGGTGGTGCTTGAGACGGAGATGCGTAACCAGCCGGCTTTGCGGCTCTACGAGAACTTGGGCTTCGTGCGAGATAAGCGGCTGTTCCGCTACTATCTTAACGGGGTGGACGCGCTGCGGCTGAAGCTCTGGTTTAGATGA
- the Naa30A gene encoding N(alpha)-acetyltransferase 30 A, isoform D — MADAQAAAAGKKNGQVEAQTPSNGHVQHQEEEATEDQEPAQELRGLLKKMHLCNGHGHKEQEARPLGEVVNGHAHGHSNNNHIRCTSGSSNNNNSTHNNNSVDSSNNNRKQRREGGDGGGSDSNSLKPEEKPITATSKTTANIHPTTTTDPKPKVSEDVAVEQGVHVATGSGHSREQERKQPPSDYAEGATPTITAQLQLPEPAISADEIVYKEYEAEHQMHDIMRLIQAELSEPYSIYTYRYFIYNWPKLCFLASHDNQYVGAIVCKLDMHMNVRRGYIAMLAVRKEYRKLKIGTTLVTKAIEAMLADNADEVVLETEMRNQPALRLYENLGFVRDKRLFRYYLNGVDALRLKLWFR, encoded by the exons ATGGCGGATGCCCAGGCAGCGGCGGCCGGAAAGAAGAA TGGCCAGGTGGAGGCACAGACACCCAGCAATGGACACGTTCAGCACCAAGAGGAGGAGGCGACGGAAGACCAGGAGCCAGCGCAGGAACTCAGAGGCCTGCTTAAAAAGATGCACCTTTGCAATGGCCATGGTCACAAGGAGCAGGAGGCTCGGCCGCTTGGGGAGGTCGTCAATGGCCATGCACATGggcacagcaacaacaatcacaTTCGCTGCacaagcggcagcagcaacaacaacaacagcactcacaacaacaacagcgtggacagcagcaacaacaaccgcaaGCAGCGAAGAGAAGGAGGCGACGGCGGAGGATCGGATTCGAACTCCCTCAAACCGGAGGAGAAGCCCATAACAGCCACAAGCAAAACCACTGCCAACATACACCCAACCACAACGACGGACCCAAAACCAAAAGTGTCGGAGGATGTAGCTGTGGAACAGGGAGTGCATGTGGCGACGGGGAGTGGCCACAGTCGGGAGCAGGAGAGGAAGCAACCGCCCTCCGACTATGCAGAgggggccacgcccaccattACAGCACAGCTCCAACTGCCGGAACCTGCCATTTCAGCCGACGAGATCGTATATAAGGAATACGAGGCTGAACACCAAATGCAT GACATCATGCGACTGATCCAGGCGGAGCTGTCCGAGCCGTACTCGATATACACGTATCGCTACTTCATCtacaattggccaaaactctgCTTCCTCGCCTCGCACGACAATCAGTACGTGGGCGCCATCGTGTGCAAGCTGGATATGCACATGAACGTGCGGCGCGGCTACATCGCCATGCTGGCCGTGCGCAAGGAGTATCGCAAGCTCAAAATCGGCACCACGCTGGTCACCAAGGCCATAGAG GCAATGCTGGCCGACAATGCCGACGAGGTGGTGCTTGAGACGGAGATGCGTAACCAGCCGGCTTTGCGGCTCTACGAGAACTTGGGCTTCGTGCGAGATAAGCGGCTGTTCCGCTACTATCTTAACGGGGTGGACGCGCTGCGGCTGAAGCTCTGGTTTAGATGA
- the MTPAP gene encoding mitochondrial poly(A) polymerase, isoform C produces the protein MNSLVRRSAQQLSLWRTYCIKHNASEAASPGRNAGRPNYEEFIGRHQRQAQCSIVVQVSSEKSYEELYNYCSSFGSIMGAHHYCVRQDETLHYILLEYATSDEAAAAIGAGVTNGELSGVPVRSPFLWFRAAGGGRRSPKLVANTAPALLSLDGTRQVDQRHLLGLLRGAADIEEQVQQLYEHTRLNELGIRMRFLAALQVQQAIAGMFPAAQAQPFGSSVNGFGRMGCDLDLILRFDSDMGAKIPLEAAVPSRLVYHTKENLSNGRSQTQRHMECFGDMLHLFLPGVCHVRRILQARVPIIKYHHEHLDLEVDLSMSNLTGFYMSELLYMFGEMDPRVRPLTFTIRRWAQTCGLTNPSPGRWISNFSLTCLVMFFLQQLRQPILPTIGALAKAAEPGDSRVTEDGINCTFTRNVDRLGFRSRNQSSLSELLLQFFEFYSQFDFHNRAISLNEGKPLSKPDHSAMYIVNPLEQLLNVSKNVSLEECERLRIEVRNAAWVLESEVENASVPEGDGQELSCGLLNLFKHPEKAVIRPNMFFKPRMVEVSDLFEQKEAGATSSSTPPTPAITYKSASVRQQVQSIKAATRSELKQLRGSGSSVPTSSPNNRRRSR, from the exons ATGAACAGCTTAGTGCGACGCAGCGCCCAGCAGCTGAGCCTCTGGCGTACATATTGCATAAAGCACAATGCTTCAGAGGCGGCTTCTCCCGGACGGAACGCAG GCAGGCCCAACTACGAGGAGTTCATTGGCCGTCATCAGCGACAGGCCCAGTGCAGCATTGTGGTCCAGGTGAGCTCCGAAAAGTCGTATGAGGAGTTGTATAACTACTGCAGCAGCTTCGGCTCGATCATGGGTGCCCACCACTACTGCGTGCGGCAGGACGAGACCCTGCACTACATCCTGCTGGAGTACGCCACGTCGGACGAGGCGGCGGCTGCCATCGGAGCGGGCGTTACCAATGGCGAGCTGAGCGGCGTGCCCGTGCGATCTCCCTTTCTGTGGTTCCGGGCAGCGGGAGGAGGCAGACGGAGCCCCAAGCTAGTTGCCAATACAGCGCCCGCACTGCTATCCTTGGACGGCACCCGGCAGGTGGATCAGCGCCACCTACTGGGGCTCTTACGTGGTGCAGCGGACATCGAAGAGCAGGTGCAGCAGCTGTACGAGCACACGCGCCTGAATGAGCTGGGAATCCGTATGCGCTTTCTAGCCGCCCTACAGGTGCAGCAGGCCATTGCCGGCATGTTTCCCGCCGCCCAGGCACAGCCCTTTGGCTCGTCGGTCAACGGATTTGGGCGAATGGGCTGCGACCTGGACCTCATCCTGCGCTTTGACAGCGATATGGGAGCTAAGATCCCACTGGAGGCGGCGGTGCCCTCGCGACTCGTGTACCACACCAAGGAGAACCTGAGCAACGGACGCTCGCAGACGCAAAGGCACATGGAATGTTTTGGAGATATGCTGCATCTGTTCCTGCCCGGCGTGTGCCATGTGAGACGTATTTTGCAGGCGAGGGTGCCCATCATCAAGTACCACCATGAGCATCTGGACCTGGAGGTGGACCTCTCCATGAGTAACCT CACTGGCTTTTATATGTCGGAACTGCTTTACATGTTCGGTGAAATGGATCCGCGCGTACGGCCGTTGACCTTTACCATTCGGCGCTGGGCGCAGACCTGCGGCCTCACGAATCCCTCGCCTGGTCGCTGGATCAGCAACTTCTCGCTCACCTGCCTGGTCATGTTCTTCCTGCAGCAGCTGCGCCAGCCCATCCTTCCCACAATTGGAGCGCTGGCCAAGGCGGCGGAGCCAGGGGACTCGCGGGTCACCGAGGACGGGATCAACTGCACCTTCACCCGGAATGTGGATCGTCTGGGCTTCAGGAGTCGAAACCAAAGCTCGCTGAGCGAGTTGTTGCTGCAGTTCTTCGAGTTCTACTCGCAGTTCGACTTCCACAACCGTGCGATATCTTTGAACGAGGGAAAGCCGCTGTCCAAGCCGGATCACTCGGCCATGTACATCGTAAACCCACTGGAGCAGTTGCTAAATGTGAGCAAAAATGTTAGCCTGGAGGAGTGTGAACGACTGCGCATCGAGGTGCGGAACGCGGCTTGGGTTCTGGAGTCGGAGGTGGAGAATGCCTCCGTTCCGGAGGGCGACGGCCAGGAGCTCTCCTGCGGCCTGTTGAACCTGTTTAAGCATCCCGAAAAGGCCGTCATCCGGCCGAACATGTTCTTCAAGCCGCGCATGGTCGAAGTGAGCGATCTCTTCGAACAGAAGGAGGCGGGAGCAACGTCCAGCTCAACTCCTCCCACACCAGCCATAACCTACAAGAGTGCCTCTGTGCGGCAGCAGGTGCAGAGCATCAAGGCTGCTACGCGCTCCGAACTAAAGCAGCTGCGCGGATCAGGCAGCTCAGTTCCGACGAGCAGTCCCAATAATCGACGGCGAAGCAGGTGA
- the MTPAP gene encoding mitochondrial poly(A) polymerase, isoform B: protein MSELLYMFGEMDPRVRPLTFTIRRWAQTCGLTNPSPGRWISNFSLTCLVMFFLQQLRQPILPTIGALAKAAEPGDSRVTEDGINCTFTRNVDRLGFRSRNQSSLSELLLQFFEFYSQFDFHNRAISLNEGKPLSKPDHSAMYIVNPLEQLLNVSKNVSLEECERLRIEVRNAAWVLESEVENASVPEGDGQELSCGLLNLFKHPEKAVIRPNMFFKPRMVEVSDLFEQKEAGATSSSTPPTPAITYKSASVRQQVQSIKAATRSELKQLRGSGSSVPTSSPNNRRRSR from the coding sequence ATGTCGGAACTGCTTTACATGTTCGGTGAAATGGATCCGCGCGTACGGCCGTTGACCTTTACCATTCGGCGCTGGGCGCAGACCTGCGGCCTCACGAATCCCTCGCCTGGTCGCTGGATCAGCAACTTCTCGCTCACCTGCCTGGTCATGTTCTTCCTGCAGCAGCTGCGCCAGCCCATCCTTCCCACAATTGGAGCGCTGGCCAAGGCGGCGGAGCCAGGGGACTCGCGGGTCACCGAGGACGGGATCAACTGCACCTTCACCCGGAATGTGGATCGTCTGGGCTTCAGGAGTCGAAACCAAAGCTCGCTGAGCGAGTTGTTGCTGCAGTTCTTCGAGTTCTACTCGCAGTTCGACTTCCACAACCGTGCGATATCTTTGAACGAGGGAAAGCCGCTGTCCAAGCCGGATCACTCGGCCATGTACATCGTAAACCCACTGGAGCAGTTGCTAAATGTGAGCAAAAATGTTAGCCTGGAGGAGTGTGAACGACTGCGCATCGAGGTGCGGAACGCGGCTTGGGTTCTGGAGTCGGAGGTGGAGAATGCCTCCGTTCCGGAGGGCGACGGCCAGGAGCTCTCCTGCGGCCTGTTGAACCTGTTTAAGCATCCCGAAAAGGCCGTCATCCGGCCGAACATGTTCTTCAAGCCGCGCATGGTCGAAGTGAGCGATCTCTTCGAACAGAAGGAGGCGGGAGCAACGTCCAGCTCAACTCCTCCCACACCAGCCATAACCTACAAGAGTGCCTCTGTGCGGCAGCAGGTGCAGAGCATCAAGGCTGCTACGCGCTCCGAACTAAAGCAGCTGCGCGGATCAGGCAGCTCAGTTCCGACGAGCAGTCCCAATAATCGACGGCGAAGCAGGTGA
- the Tsp2A gene encoding tetraspanin 2A, isoform B — protein sequence MGIGYGASDEQLEKQIGCVKYTLFCFNIVAWMISTALFALTVWLRAEPGFNDWLRILEAQSFYIGVYVLIGISIVMMAVSFLGCLSALMENTLALFVFVGTQVFGFIAIVAGSAVLLQFSTINSSLQPLLNVSLRGFVATSEYTYSNYVLTMIQENIGCCGATGPWDYLDLRQPLPSSCRDTVSGNAFFNGCVDELTWFFEGKTGWIVALAMTLGLLNVICAVMSFVLVQAVKKEEEQASNYRR from the coding sequence ATGGGCATCGGCTATGGAGCCTCCGACGAGCAGCTGGAGAAGCAAATTGGCTGCGTGAAATACACGCTATTTTGCTTCAACATCGTGGCCTGGATGATATCCACAGCGCTGTTCGCCCTAACCGTCTGGTTGAGGGCTGAGCCCGGCTTCAACGACTGGCTGCGCATCCTGGAGGCACAGTCCTTCTACATCGGCGTGTACGTGCTCATCGGCATCAGCATTGTAATGATGGCCGTCAGCTTCCTCGGCTGCCTGAGCGCGCTCATGGAGAACACCCTGGCTCTGTTTGTGTTCGTGGGCACCCAGGTCTTTGGGTTCATCGCCATTGTGGCCGGGTCGGCGGTCCTATTGCAGTTCAGCACTATCAACTCGAGCCTGCAGCCGCTGCTGAATGTATCGCTGCGCGGCTTTGTGGCCACATCGGAGTATACGTACTCGAACTACGTGCTGACCATGATTCAGGAGAACATAGGTTGTTGCGGGGCCACCGGGCCATGGGATTATCTCGACCTGCGCCAGCCACTGCCAAGCTCCTGCCGCGACACCGTCAGCGGCAACGCCTTCTTCAACGGATGCGTGGACGAGCTGACCTGGTTCTTCGAGGGCAAAACCGGCTGGATTGTGGCTCTGGCCATGACGCTCGGCCTGCTCAACGTCATCTGCGCGGTGATGAGCTTTGTGCTTGTGCAGGCGGTCAAAAAGGAGGAGGAACAGGCCAGCAACTACCGCCGCTGA
- the CG12773 gene encoding uncharacterized protein, isoform C, which translates to MTNSSEGNGNGGRRTVDWQRFGLGGDEDGDVAVTSFRQRTNNNTGGFVDLGNEYTYAAGGHHASGANEIFAGEQGDKPWWRSNFFISQPVLFGTWDGVFTSCLINVFGVIVFLRSGWIVAQAGILNAVLIIFCTVVIALVSVLSAIGICERCRVESGGVYFLIAHTLGSRFGGALGLLYCFGQAVGCALNVMGFGESMAGLVGLEGSKWAIRGFATAAVLLLGCINVAGVKWVIKLQFILLMILLISALDFMVGSFTSEASGGFNGWASGNFVENLWPKYDDGYSWFRVFGVFFPTVTGVLSGINMSGDLRAPSTDIPNGTLAAFGTSTFLYLVFVLFLGATCQRSFLYTDYMISVKVSAVHFLLLAGIYVSSMSSCLGAMYGTPRVLQSIAKESVIPGIDILGKGRGPNKVPLYAMAIVALVTVTFIIVGDINFLAPIVTMPFLLTYACIDYAYFALAQTFDIQEQREERFRIQASSPSYETRRYGSVSDTGNDLDLLFPDRVRHKNLQSPQNSPLHQTVPLEFDNEGPSTSNQAQSSERRTGHEADTTLAVEQAVAQAGVEQDQGDEAEPIAPIRPPIHSKTKNWYSGYCNRWASLLGAFTKLLVMLLVNWYYALTCFLVVFVVWFYVGTANPAVKPGLTAEFNFFAWLKSVIFRCFGKRMNEYEQIVVTPSCPGVDLSPTQLNEQNEDFRPRPNYHHSSVIEGRLIDDI; encoded by the exons ATGACTAATAGCTCTGAGGGCAATGGCAACGGCGGCCGACGCACTGTCGACTGGCAGAGATTTGGACTTGGCGGCGACGAGGACGGGGATGTGGCGGTGACCAGCTTTCGCCAGCggaccaacaacaacaccgGCGGATTTGTGGATTTAGGTAACGAGTACACGTACGCGGCTGGTGGCCACCATGCGTCCGGGGCCAACGAGATCTTTGCGGGCGAGCAGGGCGACAAGCCGTG GTGGCGCTCGAACTTCTTCATCTCCCAGCCCGTGCTATTCGGCACCTGGGACGGAGTGTTCACCTCCTGCCTAATCAACGTGTTTGGAGTGATCGTGTTCCTGCGATCCGGATGGATCGTCGCACAGGCAGGCATTCTGAACGCGGTGCTGATCATCTTTTGCACGGTGGTCATAGCTCTCGTCAGCGTCCTCTCGGCAATCGGTATCTGCGAGCGGTGCCGTGTGGAAAGCGGTGGCGTGTACTTTCTCATAGCCCACACGCTTGGTTCCCGATTCGGAGGCGCCTTGGGTTTGCTCTACTGCTTTGGCCAGGCGGTGGGATGCGCCCTTAACGTAATGGGATTTGGCGAATCAATGGCTGGACTAGTGGGACTCGAGGGCAGCAAGTGGGCCATCCGCGGGTTCGCTACGGCAGCGGTGCTCCTGTTGGGCTGCATCAACGTGGCCGGCGTCAAGTGGGTCATCAAGCTTCAGTTTATACTGCTCATGATACTGCTGATCTCGGCGCTGGACTTCATGGTGGGCAGCTTCACTAGTGAGGCCA GTGGCGGCTTTAATGGCTGGGCGAGCGGAAACTTCGTGGAGAACCTATGGCCAAAGTACGACGACGGCTACTCCTGGTTCCGTGTGTTCGGCGTCTTCTTTCCCACCGTCACCGGAGTGCTGTCGGGCATTAACATGAGCGGCGACTTGCGCGCGCCGTCCACGGACATTCCCAATGGCACCCTGGCCGCCTTTGGCACCTC CACGTTCCTGTACTTGGTGTTCGTCCTGTTTTTGGGGGCCACCTGCCAACGAAGCTTCCTGTATACTGACTACATGATCTCTGTCAAGGTGTCTGCCGTGCATTTCCTGCTGTTGGCCGGCATTTATGTGTCCAGCATGTCCTCCTGCCTGGGCGCCATGTACGGCACTCCGCGCGTCCTTCAGAGCATCGCCAAAGAGAGCGTCATTCCGGGCATCGATATCCTGGGAAAGGGT CGTGGTCCCAACAAAGTGCCTTTATACGCAATGGCCATCGTGGCCCTAGTCACTGTCACCTTCATTATCGTGGGAGACATCAACTTCTTGGCGCCGATCGTGACCATGCCCTTCCTGCTCACATATGCCTGTATCGACTACGCCTACTTTGCGCTGGCCCAGACCTTCGACATTCAGGAGCAGCGCGAGGAGCGTTTCCGCATCCAGGCGTCGAGTCCCAGCTACGAGACGCGCCGTTACGGCAGTGTTTCGGACACGGGCAACGACCTGGACCTCCTGTTCCCTGATCGGGTGCGCCACAAGAACCTGCAGAGTCCGCAGAACTCACCGCTGCACCAAACAGTGCCCCTGGAGTTTGACAACGAGGGTCCCAGCACCTCCAACCAGGCCCAGTCTTCGGAACGGAGAACGGGGCACGAGGCGGACACCACACTGGCCGTGGAGCAGGCAGTCGCGCAGGCCGGCGTCGAACAGGACCAGGGCGACGAGGCCGAACCGATAGCCCCGATCCGTCCGCCCATCCACTCCAAGACGAAAAACTGGTACTCCGGCTACTGTAATCGCTGGGCCTCTCTGCTGGGG GCCTTCACTAAACTGCTGGTTATGCTGCTAGTCAACTGGTACTACGCCCTCACCTGCTTCTTGGTGGTGTTCGTCGTATGGTTCTATGTGGGCACAGCCAATCCGGCCGTGAAGCCGGGTCTCACTGCGGAGTTTAACTTCTTCGCCTGGCTGAAGAGCGTCATATTCCGGTGCTTCGG CAAACGGATGAACGAGTACGAGCAGATAGTCGTGACACCCTCGTGCCCAGGCGTTGATCTCTCACCCACGCAGCTCAACGAGCAGAACGAGGACTTCCGTCCGCGGCCCAACTACCACCACTCGTCCGTTATCGAGGGTCGCCTCATAGATGACATCTAG
- the CG12773 gene encoding uncharacterized protein, isoform B yields MTNSSEGNGNGGRRTVDWQRFGLGGDEDGDVAVTSFRQRTNNNTGGFVDLGNEYTYAAGGHHASGANEIFAGEQGDKPWRSNFFISQPVLFGTWDGVFTSCLINVFGVIVFLRSGWIVAQAGILNAVLIIFCTVVIALVSVLSAIGICERCRVESGGVYFLIAHTLGSRFGGALGLLYCFGQAVGCALNVMGFGESMAGLVGLEGSKWAIRGFATAAVLLLGCINVAGVKWVIKLQFILLMILLISALDFMVGSFTSEASGGFNGWASGNFVENLWPKYDDGYSWFRVFGVFFPTVTGVLSGINMSGDLRAPSTDIPNGTLAAFGTSTFLYLVFVLFLGATCQRSFLYTDYMISVKVSAVHFLLLAGIYVSSMSSCLGAMYGTPRVLQSIAKESVIPGIDILGKGRGPNKVPLYAMAIVALVTVTFIIVGDINFLAPIVTMPFLLTYACIDYAYFALAQTFDIQEQREERFRIQASSPSYETRRYGSVSDTGNDLDLLFPDRVRHKNLQSPQNSPLHQTVPLEFDNEGPSTSNQAQSSERRTGHEADTTLAVEQAVAQAGVEQDQGDEAEPIAPIRPPIHSKTKNWYSGYCNRWASLLGAFTKLLVMLLVNWYYALTCFLVVFVVWFYVGTANPAVKPGLTAEFNFFAWLKSVIFRCFGKRMNEYEQIVVTPSCPGVDLSPTQLNEQNEDFRPRPNYHHSSVIEGRLIDDI; encoded by the exons ATGACTAATAGCTCTGAGGGCAATGGCAACGGCGGCCGACGCACTGTCGACTGGCAGAGATTTGGACTTGGCGGCGACGAGGACGGGGATGTGGCGGTGACCAGCTTTCGCCAGCggaccaacaacaacaccgGCGGATTTGTGGATTTAGGTAACGAGTACACGTACGCGGCTGGTGGCCACCATGCGTCCGGGGCCAACGAGATCTTTGCGGGCGAGCAGGGCGACAAGCC GTGGCGCTCGAACTTCTTCATCTCCCAGCCCGTGCTATTCGGCACCTGGGACGGAGTGTTCACCTCCTGCCTAATCAACGTGTTTGGAGTGATCGTGTTCCTGCGATCCGGATGGATCGTCGCACAGGCAGGCATTCTGAACGCGGTGCTGATCATCTTTTGCACGGTGGTCATAGCTCTCGTCAGCGTCCTCTCGGCAATCGGTATCTGCGAGCGGTGCCGTGTGGAAAGCGGTGGCGTGTACTTTCTCATAGCCCACACGCTTGGTTCCCGATTCGGAGGCGCCTTGGGTTTGCTCTACTGCTTTGGCCAGGCGGTGGGATGCGCCCTTAACGTAATGGGATTTGGCGAATCAATGGCTGGACTAGTGGGACTCGAGGGCAGCAAGTGGGCCATCCGCGGGTTCGCTACGGCAGCGGTGCTCCTGTTGGGCTGCATCAACGTGGCCGGCGTCAAGTGGGTCATCAAGCTTCAGTTTATACTGCTCATGATACTGCTGATCTCGGCGCTGGACTTCATGGTGGGCAGCTTCACTAGTGAGGCCA GTGGCGGCTTTAATGGCTGGGCGAGCGGAAACTTCGTGGAGAACCTATGGCCAAAGTACGACGACGGCTACTCCTGGTTCCGTGTGTTCGGCGTCTTCTTTCCCACCGTCACCGGAGTGCTGTCGGGCATTAACATGAGCGGCGACTTGCGCGCGCCGTCCACGGACATTCCCAATGGCACCCTGGCCGCCTTTGGCACCTC CACGTTCCTGTACTTGGTGTTCGTCCTGTTTTTGGGGGCCACCTGCCAACGAAGCTTCCTGTATACTGACTACATGATCTCTGTCAAGGTGTCTGCCGTGCATTTCCTGCTGTTGGCCGGCATTTATGTGTCCAGCATGTCCTCCTGCCTGGGCGCCATGTACGGCACTCCGCGCGTCCTTCAGAGCATCGCCAAAGAGAGCGTCATTCCGGGCATCGATATCCTGGGAAAGGGT CGTGGTCCCAACAAAGTGCCTTTATACGCAATGGCCATCGTGGCCCTAGTCACTGTCACCTTCATTATCGTGGGAGACATCAACTTCTTGGCGCCGATCGTGACCATGCCCTTCCTGCTCACATATGCCTGTATCGACTACGCCTACTTTGCGCTGGCCCAGACCTTCGACATTCAGGAGCAGCGCGAGGAGCGTTTCCGCATCCAGGCGTCGAGTCCCAGCTACGAGACGCGCCGTTACGGCAGTGTTTCGGACACGGGCAACGACCTGGACCTCCTGTTCCCTGATCGGGTGCGCCACAAGAACCTGCAGAGTCCGCAGAACTCACCGCTGCACCAAACAGTGCCCCTGGAGTTTGACAACGAGGGTCCCAGCACCTCCAACCAGGCCCAGTCTTCGGAACGGAGAACGGGGCACGAGGCGGACACCACACTGGCCGTGGAGCAGGCAGTCGCGCAGGCCGGCGTCGAACAGGACCAGGGCGACGAGGCCGAACCGATAGCCCCGATCCGTCCGCCCATCCACTCCAAGACGAAAAACTGGTACTCCGGCTACTGTAATCGCTGGGCCTCTCTGCTGGGG GCCTTCACTAAACTGCTGGTTATGCTGCTAGTCAACTGGTACTACGCCCTCACCTGCTTCTTGGTGGTGTTCGTCGTATGGTTCTATGTGGGCACAGCCAATCCGGCCGTGAAGCCGGGTCTCACTGCGGAGTTTAACTTCTTCGCCTGGCTGAAGAGCGTCATATTCCGGTGCTTCGG CAAACGGATGAACGAGTACGAGCAGATAGTCGTGACACCCTCGTGCCCAGGCGTTGATCTCTCACCCACGCAGCTCAACGAGCAGAACGAGGACTTCCGTCCGCGGCCCAACTACCACCACTCGTCCGTTATCGAGGGTCGCCTCATAGATGACATCTAG